Genomic window (Leptospira kirschneri serovar Cynopteri str. 3522 CT):
CCCCCATTCCTAATAGAATTTCCTTTCGAATTTCTTCCGGTTTTTCTGTAAGGATTAAAAGCAAGGGAACCTTAAAAATAGGGTAAAAGTATGGGTTTTAGTTTATGAATCCAGGCCCGATATGCTTTTTCATTCACGTGAATTTTATCCTGTCCTGGCCAAAATTCCGAATCCAAAACGGGTCGATCCTTTTCTCTCAAGAATTGCCAACCGTCCAAAAATTCCACATTCTTATAAGATCGAATGATAGAAATCCAGGTAAGATTGATTACTGGGGAAACCCTATTTACGGTTTGATTTCGGACGGGAGGAATTCCTAAAACGACTATTTTTATATTCGGGTTGAATTTGAGAATTTTTTCTAAAATTCGATTTAGATTCATTTCCGTAATATGCAGGCATTTTCCTTGAATGAGATCATTTCCACCAATCTCTAAAACGATTGCTTTTGGGTTTAAACTTAAAACGTCTTCTTCTATTCTTTCCAGAAGAGTTTCCGTCATATCTCCGCCGATTCCGCGGTTAACCGCACCTGGAAATTCTTGGATCATCAGTTCTTTGGGAAATAATTGAATCAAAGAATCTCCTACAAAGACTATATTTGCAGATTTAATTTTCTGATTTTCGTTTTTATAAAAATTTCGAAGCTCGGCCCATGCAGATTTATACATTCCGAAAGTCTCGGAATCACGGAAGCCAGACCCAGACCAACATTCAAAGTCAGGGCTCGAATAATCATCCGTATATGATTTCTTAATCAAGGAAGAGCAGTAAGTAAAAAGAAAAAGCAAAGAAATTGAAAAAAGAAACTTTGCCAAAGATAAATTACTGCTCCTGCGGTTCTTTCATGTGAAAACGTTTATGCCAATCCGCGATTTGTGCTTGAAGATAGTCTTCGGAATCACAAATTCGAAACTCAATCGGATTGTTGGAGGCAGTATCAATCAGCTTAGCTTCTATATAACCGTTTTTCAGCTTATTGATTTCTATTTTATATTTCATTCATCAAACTCCAGTAATGCCAGGTTTTTAGATCAACGTAGGCTTTCA
Coding sequences:
- a CDS encoding GDSL-type esterase/lipase family protein, producing MAKFLFSISLLFLFTYCSSLIKKSYTDDYSSPDFECWSGSGFRDSETFGMYKSAWAELRNFYKNENQKIKSANIVFVGDSLIQLFPKELMIQEFPGAVNRGIGGDMTETLLERIEEDVLSLNPKAIVLEIGGNDLIQGKCLHITEMNLNRILEKILKFNPNIKIVVLGIPPVRNQTVNRVSPVINLTWISIIRSYKNVEFLDGWQFLREKDRPVLDSEFWPGQDKIHVNEKAYRAWIHKLKPILLPYF